The proteins below come from a single Tenuifilum thalassicum genomic window:
- a CDS encoding T9SS type A sorting domain-containing protein codes for MRRILFILAFTSATAFSFCQEGLINLSGYQPIKTQKKQTGSKSMLELPFFDDFARLTSTPTLQLWEPSNVITSSTFAANNPTIGFATFDAVNNKGVIYSHLSTTSLPADTLTSQPINLNYPATDSIYLSFSIEPGGLGYEPGPNDSLVLEFFSPSENKWFRSWAACVDFENDTISFYNHLNKTASGKKTAKLDSTFFPIIINISNSNFLQSGFRFRFIGYASLMENATIPGYRTNSDQWHIDMVYLNRLRNWDDTIYNDIAFFKPLEPILTNYYSIPWNHFAEAESKEISSPREFNIVYRNLGPTTWNVTRRFYIKNLSDNSEYTFSGGADNIYGYQNFPYIRKYDYNFTSEWSDSAKFILRTWLITDNDEANKHLRYNDTLTQELNFFNYYALDDGSAESGYGLFGEGTLNAMVAQQFYNYKDDYLVGIMIYFNRSYQDANNIPFKITIWNDDNGKPGKIIYQKSITRPIFPDSLNQFSTFSIDKIFIPEGTFYVGWQQYSIDFINVGFDRNTNNQSKIFHSLPGYWTNTNFKGTIMIRPVFGKLYNSPTAIKTTRSSSTINIYPNPANDFFRIDIDKNLQALSYQIISTTGQVVASGFLAGDNLVSTSNLPTGIYIVRVRTNNGSVLTSKVIVR; via the coding sequence ATGCGTAGAATACTTTTTATCCTAGCCTTCACTTCAGCAACAGCATTTTCCTTCTGCCAAGAGGGTTTGATAAACCTTTCGGGCTACCAGCCTATTAAAACTCAAAAGAAACAAACGGGTTCTAAATCTATGCTAGAACTCCCCTTTTTTGACGATTTTGCAAGGCTTACCTCTACTCCAACCCTTCAACTTTGGGAACCCTCGAATGTGATTACATCAAGCACTTTTGCTGCTAATAATCCAACCATTGGGTTTGCAACTTTTGATGCAGTGAACAACAAAGGCGTAATTTACTCTCATCTCTCAACAACCTCATTACCAGCCGACACATTAACATCGCAACCAATTAATCTTAACTACCCTGCAACCGACAGCATTTACTTGTCGTTTAGCATTGAACCAGGTGGTTTGGGTTATGAGCCAGGGCCCAACGATTCACTCGTATTAGAATTCTTTAGCCCGTCCGAAAACAAGTGGTTTCGAAGTTGGGCAGCATGTGTCGATTTTGAGAACGATACCATATCGTTTTACAACCATCTTAATAAAACAGCATCAGGTAAGAAAACAGCAAAGCTTGACTCAACCTTTTTCCCTATTATTATCAACATCAGCAATTCAAACTTTTTACAAAGTGGATTTCGCTTCCGATTTATTGGTTATGCTTCTCTAATGGAGAATGCAACGATTCCAGGCTATCGGACAAACTCAGACCAGTGGCACATTGATATGGTATATCTGAACAGGCTTCGCAACTGGGACGATACCATTTATAACGACATTGCCTTTTTTAAACCCTTAGAGCCAATTCTTACAAATTACTACTCTATCCCTTGGAATCATTTTGCTGAGGCTGAATCAAAAGAGATATCAAGCCCAAGAGAATTTAATATCGTTTACAGAAACCTAGGGCCCACCACATGGAATGTAACTCGCCGATTTTATATTAAAAATCTTTCAGATAATAGTGAATATACATTTTCGGGAGGTGCCGATAACATTTATGGATATCAAAACTTCCCCTACATAAGAAAATACGACTACAACTTCACATCAGAATGGAGCGATTCGGCTAAGTTTATCCTCAGAACTTGGTTGATAACCGACAACGACGAAGCGAATAAACATCTAAGATACAACGACACCCTTACCCAAGAACTTAACTTTTTCAACTACTACGCATTAGATGATGGAAGTGCAGAAAGTGGATATGGGCTTTTTGGCGAAGGCACACTTAACGCTATGGTTGCCCAGCAGTTTTATAATTACAAAGATGACTATCTGGTTGGTATAATGATTTATTTCAACCGAAGCTATCAGGATGCAAATAACATTCCATTTAAAATAACCATATGGAACGATGATAACGGGAAACCTGGTAAAATAATTTATCAGAAAAGTATTACTAGGCCCATTTTCCCCGACAGCCTAAACCAATTCAGCACCTTTAGCATCGACAAAATATTTATCCCAGAAGGGACCTTTTATGTTGGCTGGCAGCAGTACAGTATAGATTTTATTAACGTTGGCTTTGACCGTAACACGAATAACCAAAGCAAGATTTTCCATTCACTTCCTGGATACTGGACCAATACCAACTTTAAAGGCACAATAATGATTCGGCCAGTATTTGGAAAGTTATATAACTCTCCCACAGCTATAAAAACAACAAGGAGTTCTAGCACTATCAACATTTACCCGAACCCTGCCAATGATTTCTTCCGTATAGATATTGACAAAAACCTTCAAGCACTATCCTATCAGATTATATCAACAACTGGACAGGTTGTTGCATCGGGTTTCTTAGCAGGAGATAATTTGGTAAGCACAAGCAACCTGCCAACAGGCATTTATATCGTAAGAGTTAGAACCAACAATGGGTCCGTGTTAACCTCAAAAGTAATTGTTAGGTAA
- a CDS encoding RluA family pseudouridine synthase, protein MLENPQRLDDTPDSNPDEQSELFEHFRIEVDKGQTPTRIDKFLTDKIRNISRNRIQNAAEAGNVLVNGKTVKSSYKVKPFDTISIVLAHPPRETDILPENIPIDIIYEDDTLLIVNKPAGMVVHPAYGNFNGTLVNALLYHLKDVPLFKSGEVRPGLVHRIDKNTSGLLVIAKTEFAMNHLAKQFFDRTTDRLYIALVWGDMESDSGTITGHIGRSVRDRKRMQVYPGGEQGKHAVTHWRVLKRFGYTTLIECKLETGRTHQIRAHMEYINHPLFNDEVYGGNKIIKGNATTKYKQFIENCFNICPRHALHAKTLGFTHPISGDRLHFESELPKDMSDLVEKWDKYNI, encoded by the coding sequence ATGCTAGAAAATCCCCAACGCTTAGATGACACCCCAGATAGCAACCCAGATGAGCAATCGGAGCTGTTTGAACATTTCCGAATTGAAGTCGACAAGGGACAAACACCAACACGAATAGACAAATTCCTGACCGATAAGATTAGGAACATAAGCCGCAATCGGATACAAAACGCAGCTGAAGCAGGTAATGTTCTGGTAAATGGGAAAACTGTAAAATCATCGTACAAGGTTAAGCCTTTCGACACCATTTCTATAGTGTTGGCTCACCCTCCACGAGAAACAGACATTTTACCAGAGAACATTCCCATTGATATTATTTATGAAGATGACACCCTGCTTATTGTTAACAAACCTGCAGGTATGGTAGTTCACCCTGCCTATGGTAACTTTAATGGAACGCTTGTTAATGCCTTGCTATACCATCTAAAAGATGTACCACTTTTTAAAAGCGGAGAGGTAAGACCCGGACTAGTTCATAGGATTGACAAAAACACATCGGGATTACTGGTAATTGCCAAAACCGAATTTGCCATGAACCATCTGGCAAAACAGTTTTTTGACAGAACTACCGACAGGTTATATATAGCCTTGGTATGGGGTGATATGGAGTCGGATAGCGGCACTATTACCGGTCATATCGGCCGAAGTGTACGCGACCGCAAGCGGATGCAGGTTTATCCTGGCGGCGAACAGGGAAAACATGCTGTAACCCATTGGCGGGTTTTGAAACGCTTTGGATATACCACACTGATAGAATGCAAACTTGAAACTGGACGCACCCATCAAATTAGGGCCCACATGGAGTATATTAATCACCCTCTATTTAATGATGAGGTTTATGGCGGCAATAAAATAATAAAAGGCAACGCTACTACTAAATACAAACAATTTATTGAGAATTGTTTTAATATATGCCCTAGGCATGCCCTTCATGCAAAAACACTTGGATTTACCCATCCAATCTCGGGCGATAGATTACATTTTGAATCGGAATTACCTAAAGATATGAGCGATTTAGTTGAAAAATGGGATAAGTACAACATTTAG
- a CDS encoding NADase-type glycan-binding domain-containing protein, translating to MNTLIKLFRYSKSVRIIKIQLAVFFLMLYVAANAQENGWVKVELFDNPYTPFYNKEYLSVISNNRVNKYPVTNVFDGNFKTCWVIGDTVHKLSSIYIMVPKELDANNLILNIMAGYGKSSSLFLANSRPRMLNVSVLVGFTPPGYVSEVSVTSFLFEYPKQFKFNLEDVSAIQSFKLSLLKDSLDHFFQNAFNRHKEDFADILKGKTQEKLTCFIVLKLGFEGFYPGTRYKDVCVSEIYLNNRFVHKSGYLARNILDVSIKNDNELIAKYSDGVEKTIIKREDLTFTNVDISSNKQWAILYYVLNDEVGEGSRTEELHSLINLRTFEVVDDAFQKQTGLSPSFIYFSDESSEVLVTDFSGEVELL from the coding sequence ATGAATACTTTAATAAAATTGTTCCGCTACTCAAAGAGTGTCAGAATCATTAAAATTCAATTGGCTGTTTTTTTCTTGATGTTATATGTGGCTGCAAATGCTCAGGAGAATGGCTGGGTTAAGGTTGAACTGTTTGATAACCCTTATACGCCATTTTATAATAAAGAGTATTTAAGCGTTATTTCAAATAATAGGGTTAATAAATACCCTGTAACAAATGTGTTTGACGGAAATTTTAAAACTTGCTGGGTCATTGGCGATACTGTTCATAAACTCTCGTCAATTTACATTATGGTGCCAAAGGAGTTGGATGCTAATAATCTCATTTTAAATATCATGGCTGGCTATGGTAAATCTAGCTCATTGTTTTTGGCAAATTCTCGCCCTAGAATGCTTAACGTTTCTGTGCTCGTTGGATTCACTCCCCCAGGTTACGTTTCGGAGGTTTCTGTCACTTCCTTTTTGTTTGAGTATCCAAAGCAGTTTAAATTCAATTTAGAGGATGTGTCTGCAATTCAATCGTTTAAATTGAGTCTACTAAAGGATTCTTTAGATCACTTTTTCCAGAACGCTTTTAACCGCCATAAGGAAGATTTTGCAGATATTTTAAAAGGAAAAACCCAGGAGAAGTTAACATGTTTTATCGTTTTAAAATTAGGCTTTGAGGGCTTTTACCCTGGCACAAGGTATAAAGATGTTTGTGTGTCGGAAATATATTTGAATAATAGGTTCGTTCACAAATCGGGCTATTTGGCTAGAAATATTCTTGATGTAAGTATAAAAAACGATAATGAGTTGATTGCCAAGTATTCCGATGGAGTTGAAAAAACTATCATTAAGCGGGAAGATTTAACCTTTACTAATGTTGATATTTCAAGCAATAAGCAATGGGCTATCCTTTACTATGTTTTAAATGATGAGGTTGGAGAAGGCTCAAGAACAGAAGAACTTCATTCGCTTATTAATTTGCGTACATTTGAGGTGGTTGATGATGCTTTTCAAAAACAAACAGGTTTAAGTCCAAGCTTTATATATTTTTCCGATGAAAGTAGTGAGGTTCTTGTAACAGACTTTTCAGGTGAGGTTGAACTGTTATAA
- a CDS encoding ATP-binding response regulator codes for MKVANKIIEVLSLGVDAKATKETATKIKQFTIVSIPSIFIYLLLGISSSNTFNALPLALNFTVFTISFILVLQVLLSGKLSWQGLTLSIIYSLGILLNISIGYTNVNLALTLAFLPVILYKSCSYNSANLLIISYILVLSIFLYLTPTLGLPTQHLFYQNRLVLIISYSLYVLAISFITFFRDRQFQELEKQYLELQNEINKRTDYLAKLSHDIRTPLNNIVIVSNILTKQVHDDKQRDLVDTIQASSNNLMSILNNMFDMSISDISQDTSLQMPFDLQNTLNNTFRLFGTQAGTVGFFFKFDDRLPKTLLGDPVKLKQIFLNIVESIIKSKSTPKVIIDIRLSKMHESESNVDIFAEVTTNTPLLLHHADGVSATTNGSNSSMLSNQVFIEMLDLKIASKLVKENGGRLNVKLSSNDAQISFNFKLLKIPTTITEEPIEESQQQQFTQQEGNETQETAPTTNASKLENANVLLVEDNLINQKIVLLSLKKVVKNIDVAVNGKEALDKFGTSKYDIILMDVQMPIMNGFVAAKKIRELEESSNSHTPIIAITANALMGDREECLAAGMDDYISKPFQIEVLIQKMKNLLEKNS; via the coding sequence ATGAAAGTTGCTAATAAAATTATTGAAGTATTGTCGTTGGGGGTAGATGCTAAAGCAACAAAGGAAACAGCGACAAAAATCAAACAATTCACTATAGTTTCAATACCTAGTATATTTATTTATTTACTACTTGGCATATCCTCTTCAAATACTTTTAACGCATTACCATTAGCTTTAAACTTTACAGTTTTCACCATCTCTTTCATACTAGTATTACAGGTACTCCTTTCTGGCAAGCTATCGTGGCAAGGATTGACACTAAGTATTATTTATTCTCTGGGAATATTATTAAATATTTCTATTGGCTACACCAATGTAAACTTAGCTCTTACACTTGCCTTCCTTCCTGTTATACTTTACAAGTCGTGCAGCTACAATAGCGCAAATCTTTTAATCATTTCATACATCTTAGTTTTATCTATCTTCCTTTACCTTACTCCTACACTTGGTTTACCTACGCAGCATCTTTTTTATCAAAACCGTTTAGTTCTCATCATCAGCTATTCGTTATACGTACTAGCAATTAGCTTTATAACATTTTTTAGGGACAGACAATTCCAAGAACTTGAAAAGCAGTACCTAGAATTACAGAACGAAATAAATAAACGTACCGATTATCTGGCAAAACTATCGCATGATATTCGTACCCCGCTTAACAACATTGTAATCGTTTCAAACATACTAACAAAACAGGTACACGATGACAAACAAAGGGATCTAGTAGACACCATTCAAGCGTCATCGAACAACCTGATGAGCATCCTTAACAATATGTTTGATATGTCGATATCAGACATTTCGCAAGACACATCTTTACAAATGCCATTTGATCTTCAGAATACCCTTAATAATACATTTCGACTTTTTGGCACACAGGCAGGAACGGTTGGATTCTTCTTTAAGTTCGACGATCGATTACCAAAAACCTTACTAGGCGACCCTGTAAAACTAAAGCAAATCTTTTTAAACATTGTTGAAAGCATTATTAAAAGCAAAAGTACGCCTAAAGTAATTATAGACATAAGGCTTAGCAAGATGCACGAATCGGAGAGTAATGTAGACATTTTTGCCGAGGTCACAACAAACACTCCCTTATTGTTACATCATGCCGATGGTGTCTCAGCTACAACTAATGGTTCAAACAGTTCAATGCTAAGCAATCAGGTATTCATTGAGATGCTTGATTTAAAAATAGCTTCAAAGCTAGTAAAAGAGAATGGCGGCCGGTTAAATGTTAAGTTGTCTTCTAATGATGCTCAGATTAGTTTCAACTTCAAGCTTTTAAAAATCCCCACAACCATAACCGAAGAGCCAATAGAAGAGAGTCAGCAACAACAATTCACACAACAAGAAGGCAACGAAACACAGGAAACAGCCCCTACAACCAATGCTAGCAAACTTGAAAATGCAAATGTTCTACTTGTTGAAGATAACCTTATCAACCAAAAGATAGTCCTTCTAAGCTTAAAAAAGGTAGTTAAAAATATAGACGTTGCAGTTAACGGGAAGGAAGCACTAGATAAATTTGGAACAAGCAAATACGACATCATCCTTATGGATGTCCAGATGCCAATAATGAATGGATTTGTTGCTGCAAAAAAAATTAGAGAGCTAGAAGAGAGTTCTAACTCCCATACTCCAATTATAGCAATTACAGCTAATGCGTTAATGGGCGACCGCGAAGAATGTCTAGCCGCAGGCATGGACGATTACATAAGCAAACCTTTCCAGATAGAGGTTCTTATTCAAAAAATGAAGAACCTGTTAGAGAAGAACAGCTAG
- a CDS encoding patatin-like phospholipase family protein, with the protein MKKFIGITVLLLVFIAANAQKVSLVLSGGGAKGLAHIGVIKALEENGIPIDNVSGTSMGAIIGGLYSMGYSPDEMVELFKSKEFSNWSKGVIDESLKFNINDFSLVDAQNISVGLEITSKGIKPKVTSNFIPTVGMDIAFEELFAQGNAVSGGDFNKLFVPFRCNASDVVGKRIIYFRKGNLGKSVRTSMTFPLYFKPIFIDSLLLFDGGIYNNFMWPETLKEFNPDYIIGSKVANNSKTPSDDDPFEQLEAMIVGMTNYSIPDSIGIVLDTKLKNVSLLDFDRVDEIVDLGYQTTIHFMDSIKRRVSRRVTLDSLTIARESFKTKLPPLYIKKINIVGLKPKQRKYVEKVFMSKYDVVTFEHFKKNYYRLMSDKVFKRLQPDVVFDDSSGLFDVNLKASLNKYPNLGLGLSLTSDIGNEGFFSITHNWLSRTSNTLYGNIYFGKFHASSRLTFMKTFPYKIPISIVASAVANRYDYHSGNPIPFFEDVKPAYAVQDEFFGSLALRFSHTSSLNTTISIATGQKNDEYYQSDNYYSFDIPDLTIFRFIKGNVKVEKNTLNYKQYSNRGRRQILSFSSYYGHEIHDPGTTANQVSESDSYHTFYTGYFHNESYHRIMGKHFWLGVYAEGYWSTQNFFNNYWATILALNQFAPTPHSRVLFLETLRANKYFALGLSPIYSFSDNFSLRFDAFVFQPYKAIVADADGMATYSAPFKSRDYIFSTSMVYVSPLGPISISLSHYPGVRGKEFFLNMSFGYSLFNPRVFDNN; encoded by the coding sequence ATGAAAAAGTTTATCGGTATTACTGTTTTACTATTAGTGTTTATTGCTGCAAATGCCCAAAAAGTTAGCTTGGTTTTAAGTGGGGGAGGGGCAAAAGGATTAGCTCATATTGGTGTTATAAAAGCTCTTGAAGAAAACGGTATACCTATTGATAATGTTTCTGGTACTTCAATGGGTGCAATCATCGGAGGCCTATATTCCATGGGCTACTCGCCTGATGAGATGGTTGAACTCTTTAAATCAAAAGAATTTTCGAATTGGAGTAAAGGGGTTATTGATGAGTCGTTAAAGTTTAATATAAATGATTTCTCCTTAGTTGATGCTCAGAATATTAGCGTTGGATTAGAAATTACATCAAAAGGAATTAAGCCAAAAGTGACCTCAAATTTTATACCTACAGTGGGCATGGACATTGCATTCGAAGAGCTCTTTGCTCAAGGGAATGCTGTTTCTGGTGGCGACTTTAATAAGCTGTTTGTTCCATTCCGTTGCAACGCTTCCGATGTGGTAGGAAAAAGGATTATTTATTTTCGAAAAGGAAACCTAGGGAAGAGTGTTCGCACTTCAATGACCTTCCCTCTGTATTTTAAACCAATCTTTATCGATTCTCTTTTACTATTTGATGGAGGAATTTATAACAACTTTATGTGGCCCGAAACCTTAAAAGAGTTTAATCCCGATTACATTATTGGAAGTAAGGTTGCCAACAACTCTAAAACACCTTCCGATGATGATCCATTTGAGCAGCTTGAAGCCATGATTGTTGGTATGACTAACTACTCAATACCCGATTCGATTGGTATTGTGCTAGATACAAAACTGAAAAATGTTAGCTTGCTTGATTTTGATAGAGTTGATGAAATTGTAGACCTAGGTTACCAAACTACAATCCATTTTATGGACAGCATTAAAAGGAGGGTCTCTCGTAGGGTTACATTAGATAGCTTGACGATTGCTAGAGAATCATTTAAAACAAAACTACCACCACTGTATATCAAAAAGATAAATATTGTTGGGCTGAAACCGAAACAGCGCAAATATGTTGAAAAAGTATTTATGAGCAAATATGATGTGGTAACTTTTGAGCATTTTAAAAAGAACTATTACAGGTTGATGTCCGACAAGGTGTTTAAGCGCCTACAACCCGATGTAGTTTTTGACGATAGCAGTGGTTTGTTTGATGTGAATTTAAAGGCTTCGCTGAATAAATATCCTAATTTGGGACTGGGGTTGAGCCTAACATCAGATATTGGGAACGAGGGGTTCTTCTCCATAACTCACAATTGGTTATCTAGAACATCAAACACCTTGTATGGTAATATATATTTCGGTAAGTTCCATGCAAGTAGCAGGCTTACCTTCATGAAAACATTTCCCTATAAAATTCCCATTTCTATTGTGGCTTCGGCTGTTGCAAACAGGTACGATTACCATAGCGGAAATCCAATACCCTTTTTTGAGGATGTTAAACCTGCTTATGCCGTACAAGATGAGTTTTTTGGATCACTGGCTTTGCGGTTTAGCCATACCAGCTCGTTAAATACAACAATATCGATAGCTACAGGACAAAAAAACGATGAGTACTACCAATCCGATAACTACTACTCTTTTGACATTCCCGATTTAACAATATTTCGTTTTATTAAGGGCAATGTTAAAGTAGAAAAAAATACGCTTAATTATAAACAATATTCGAATCGAGGTCGTAGGCAAATATTATCGTTCTCATCCTATTACGGACACGAGATTCACGACCCAGGAACAACGGCAAATCAGGTTTCCGAAAGTGATAGTTACCATACATTCTATACAGGATATTTCCATAACGAGAGCTATCATAGAATAATGGGTAAACACTTTTGGCTGGGTGTTTATGCCGAAGGTTATTGGTCAACTCAGAATTTTTTTAACAACTACTGGGCTACCATATTGGCCTTAAATCAGTTTGCTCCTACTCCTCATTCACGGGTGTTGTTTTTAGAAACTTTGCGCGCGAACAAGTACTTCGCATTAGGATTATCGCCAATTTATAGCTTTTCCGATAATTTTAGTTTAAGATTCGATGCCTTTGTTTTTCAACCTTACAAGGCAATTGTTGCTGATGCTGATGGTATGGCAACATATTCTGCCCCCTTTAAGAGTCGCGATTACATTTTTTCAACATCAATGGTATATGTCTCGCCTTTAGGCCCAATTTCCATCTCATTGTCACATTATCCTGGCGTTAGAGGGAAGGAGTTTTTCTTAAATATGTCTTTTGGATATTCGCTGTTCAACCCAAGGGTATTTGATAATAACTAG
- the glmM gene encoding phosphoglucosamine mutase → MTLIKSISGIRGTIGGKPGANLTPIDIVRFTAAYAEWLKQRNKGKRCKVAVGRDARISGEMVNNLAIGTLLGCGIDVLNLGLATTPTVEMAVIHEKTDGGIILTASHNPRQWNALKLLNEKGEFLSDADGKKVLELAEREDLNFAEIDSIGNVEDEFAFVDEHIKHILKLKDIDTEAIAKANFTVAIDCVNSVGGIAIPRLLKALGVNNIIELYTDPTGEFPHNPEPLPEHLTEISRIIQEKKADVGFVVDPDVDRLAIVNEDGTMFGEEYTLVACADYILSTNPGNTVSNLSSTAALRDLTHSYGKEYYPSAVGEVNVVAKMKEVNAVIGGEGNGGVILPELHYGRDALVGIAIFLSLLAKSGKKCSELRAKYPSYFISKNKIELDSSINPDTVLARLKQKFSNERLNTEDGLRIDFAEGWVHMRKSNTEPIIRIYAEAKSAEKANELAKLILEEARS, encoded by the coding sequence ATGACTCTTATAAAATCGATTTCAGGGATACGAGGCACAATAGGCGGGAAGCCAGGAGCAAATCTAACCCCCATTGATATAGTTCGATTTACTGCTGCCTATGCAGAGTGGTTAAAGCAACGTAATAAGGGTAAACGTTGCAAGGTTGCAGTTGGGCGAGATGCACGTATCTCGGGGGAAATGGTCAATAATCTAGCCATAGGCACTTTACTTGGTTGTGGAATTGATGTTTTAAATCTAGGCCTTGCCACCACACCAACAGTAGAGATGGCAGTAATCCACGAAAAAACCGACGGAGGTATCATACTAACAGCAAGCCACAATCCCCGTCAATGGAATGCACTCAAGCTTTTAAATGAGAAAGGGGAGTTCCTTTCCGATGCCGATGGCAAAAAGGTACTTGAATTAGCGGAAAGAGAGGATCTTAACTTTGCCGAAATTGACAGCATTGGAAATGTCGAAGATGAATTTGCTTTTGTTGATGAGCATATTAAGCACATCTTAAAGCTAAAGGATATAGATACTGAAGCAATAGCTAAAGCTAATTTTACGGTTGCCATAGATTGTGTTAATTCAGTTGGTGGGATAGCCATCCCAAGATTGCTAAAAGCGTTAGGAGTAAACAATATCATTGAACTTTATACCGATCCCACTGGAGAGTTCCCACATAATCCAGAACCTTTGCCTGAACATCTAACTGAGATTTCAAGAATAATTCAAGAGAAAAAAGCCGATGTAGGTTTTGTAGTTGACCCCGATGTAGATAGGCTTGCCATTGTAAACGAAGATGGAACAATGTTTGGGGAAGAATACACTTTGGTTGCCTGCGCCGATTATATTCTTAGCACTAACCCAGGCAATACCGTATCAAACCTATCGAGCACTGCAGCACTAAGGGACCTGACGCATAGCTACGGCAAAGAGTATTATCCATCGGCAGTTGGTGAGGTTAACGTGGTAGCTAAAATGAAAGAAGTTAATGCTGTTATTGGTGGCGAAGGAAATGGAGGAGTTATACTTCCAGAACTCCACTACGGAAGGGATGCTTTAGTAGGAATAGCTATTTTCTTATCGTTGCTAGCTAAAAGTGGGAAAAAATGCTCCGAGTTACGGGCAAAATACCCAAGCTACTTTATCTCAAAAAATAAAATTGAGCTAGACTCGAGCATTAATCCTGATACTGTTTTAGCTAGATTAAAACAAAAATTCTCCAACGAAAGATTAAATACCGAAGATGGGCTTAGAATAGATTTTGCTGAGGGTTGGGTACATATGCGAAAATCAAATACAGAACCTATTATCAGAATTTATGCTGAGGCCAAATCAGCAGAAAAAGCTAACGAACTTGCTAAACTAATTTTAGAAGAAGCTAGAAGCTAA
- a CDS encoding single-stranded DNA-binding protein → MSVNKVILVGNVGKDPEVRHLESGNTVARFPLATNETYTDRSGNKVTQTEWHNIVVWRGLADIAEKYVKQGKLLYVEGRIRSSSYEKDGVKRYSTEILCDNFRLLGPNTGQDDKSNNYSEPKESKNIASDADISVPDPTEDLPF, encoded by the coding sequence ATGTCAGTCAACAAAGTAATTCTTGTGGGGAATGTTGGGAAAGACCCCGAAGTACGTCATCTAGAAAGTGGTAATACCGTTGCACGTTTCCCGCTTGCAACAAATGAGACCTATACCGATAGGAGTGGAAATAAGGTCACCCAAACCGAGTGGCATAATATTGTTGTTTGGCGTGGCCTCGCTGATATTGCAGAGAAGTATGTGAAACAGGGCAAGTTGCTGTATGTTGAGGGAAGAATCAGATCATCTTCCTACGAAAAAGATGGTGTGAAGAGGTATTCTACAGAAATCCTTTGTGATAATTTCAGATTGTTAGGCCCAAACACAGGTCAGGATGATAAATCAAATAATTATTCGGAGCCTAAAGAATCAAAGAATATCGCTTCTGATGCCGACATATCAGTGCCTGATCCCACGGAGGATTTGCCATTCTAA